The DNA segment GGAGGAACATAGATATTTTATAATTAAATTActttctaaaaaaattgaaattacTTATTGTAGTAATACCAATGTAAGCTATAAAAATACTCTCAGTCCCACTTAAGAACCCGATCTAGCCACTGGAAGGTCAATATAACGCGTAATGATTTTGTGAAGTACATGATTTTGTGGCACTCTAATAGTGATATATTGataacataaaaaaaatggtaagACTATACAGCGATATAAAGATCACACACAGTGAAGCAATATAATAGTCCAATTTAGAGTATTATGTGTACTGATTGTGGTATTATGGTGAGAGGGTACTATTTCGTGCACATGTGTAATAAGGATTAAAAATATAGCTGggttttattttcatatGTTAAATGGAAGCACACCATTACTAAGAGAATTGATTACTTTACTATGCCAAAAATCATTCCAAGATAAGCTTATTGTACGAAGCACGAAAGCAGGCTCACAGGCCATTGGATTCTTGTAAAAATGGTTCTGCCTTGTTATGGAACCTAATATGGTGGGCTTGATGACAATTGTCCAATTAGTTGAATGAACATCAACAAATATGTACCATTTAGGGTGTCCACTTGATATAAGGGGCTAGTTGGAGTTTCAACCCCGGAATGTACGAGTTATGATTGAAATATATGATTCTCGTGGATTCGTTTAACAGTCATACCACTTTCGCTTATTAGAGACGTACTAAATATAAACTTTTTAACTTCAAAGAATGTGGTCCCACAATCAAGTTCCATACAGGTATAAAAAAGCACAGAAATCTAAATCAGAGAAGACTATCTACTCACTATGATGGGCAAACGCGATGGTTTTTACTAGTTCATTACTTCTGTCTACCTTGTGCACTTTTGTTGTCGCAAGTCCTCTGTCGAAAAGAGATTCCTGTACTCTATCAGGATCCTCTTTGTCCTCACTCTCAACTGTGAAAAAATGCAGTAGCATCATTATTAAAGATTTAAGTGTTCCAGCCGGACAGACTTTAGATCTAACTGGGTTAACTAGTGGTACTACCGTTACCTTCGAAGGTACAACTACTTTTCAGTACAAGGAATGGGCTGGTCCTTTAATTTCAATTTCGGGGTCGAAAATAAATGTTGTTGGTGCATCAGGACATGTTATTGATGGTCAAGGAGCTAAATGGTGGGATGGCTTAGGTGACAATGGCAAAGTTAAACCAAAATTTGTAAAATTAGTATTGACGGGCAAATCCGAAGTCACTGGGttaaatattaaaaatgcTCCACACCAAGTCTTCAGCATCAATAAATGCTCTGATTTGACTATCAATGGTGTAACAATCGATATAAAAGACGGTGATTCCGCAGGTGGTCACAACACAGATGGATTTGATGTTGGTAGCTCTACCAATGTTGTCATTCAGGGATGTACAGTTTATAATCAGGATGATTGTATCGCTGTGAATTCAGGTACAACtatcaaattcttgaacaaCTATTGCTATAATGGCCACGGTATTTCTGTAGGTTCTGTTGGTGGCCGTTCTGATAATACTGTGAATGGTTTTTGGGCTGAAAACAATCACGTTATGAACTCTGCCAATGGGTTGAGAATTAAGACGGTAAAAGGTGCGACAGGATTAGTTACTAACGTTAACTTCATTAGCAATAAGATTAGCGGCATAAAGAGTTACGGTATAGTTATTGAAGGTGATTACCTAAATGGCAAGACCACTGGCACTGCTACAGGAGGCGTTCCTattaagaatttagtgatGAAAGATATCACTGGGAGTGTTGACTCCACAGCTAAAAGAGTCAAAATTTTGGTGGAAAATGCTTCCAACTGGCAATGGTCCGGAGTATCAATTTCCGGTGGTTCTTCATATTCTGAATGTTCTGGAATTCCAACTGGTTCTGGTGCAACATGCTAAACCTCTTCGTGAGTATTTTTACCAGTATATACATatgttacttttttatttttcacttttcaACACATGATAGAACAGAAGTACTAGCagatgttgttattcatttgtTATCCAtattagattttttttgtaaaagtgAGATTAAATCATTGGTGGATGTCTTTTTATGACAAAAATGCTACTTGCaaccaaagaaagatttttatttagaGGCAATTATTTGAGTATCGAGAGGTCTGTCATTGGATTTCTTGGAGCTCTTGGGGTTATGAATCGGTTGGCTTTCTTTCGTGGTTATGTTGACTGTAGCAGCTCAGGGTGTTATAACAGTTTTCATTTATGTGAGAAGGATACTGAAGGAGGTTATCATGGTGTGCATAAGATTTAATGAATTAATTTTAATAAACAATACTAAAATGTGTAAACTTCTGTTAGTTGGTGAAGGTGCGTTACACATACATTCATATCTATTTATTTGTTATGACGATAAAAGTAAATAACTTATGTGAAATCATAAAAtaggaaaagagaagaggATGAGTAACTTAACAGTTAGCGGTGCCCGTTTAAGCTGGAAGAGCCAATCTCTTGAAGGTACCTTCTTGTctacatttttcttggtgaATGGCCATCAATCTTTGAGCTTCTAATGGATCAGAAACTTCTTCTGGTTCTGGCCAAGATAAGTATTCGTTAGTGTAGTTGGCGACGTAGTCTGGTGGCAAAATGGCCAATCTCTTACCGTAACCGGTAACCTTCTTCCAGTCACGATGGACATTGaacaaagatgaagagaaGTAAGCGTAACATCTTTGGTATTGTTTGTAAGATAGGTCGTTGTTCAATTGAGGCTTGAAGTCGACGTATTCCTTCCAAGCGGCAACTGGGTCGGATAGAACGTAGTCAGTAGCCTTCTTGATGGCGTTCAAGAACTTTCTGACCTTTTCTgggttcttcttcaaaaattcgtCGTTACAGATGTAAAGGACGGTACAGAAACAACAGCAACCCAAACAAGCCAACTTGTCAATTCTTAACATCTTAGCATCGGAAGCTGGTCTGCCTTGCTTGGCCAAGTATTCTTCCAATTCGACTTGTTGCATACATTCGATACCAATACCAGCATCGATCTTACCTTCGATGATGTACTTGGCGACGTTCATACCACATCTGACGGCGGTGTAGTCTTCTGGCTTCATACCGTAGTGTTTGGTCAATTCATCGATCTGAATCTTACCGAATTCACCGACGTAACCAATTCTCTTACCCTTTAGAGATTGGAAGTCCTCAGTGATACCGCTGCCCTTCAAGTACAAAACACCAGTGAAAGGTTCGTCCAACAAGGAAGCGACAGAGGTGACTGGGAAACCACGGGCCTTAGCAGCCAAGGTGTGGATCATGGCCTTCAAACCCATGTCAACCTTACCAGAACCAATCAATTCAGTGACATCGGAAGGGTTGGTTGGCTCTAGGATGGCAAGGTCTAGACCTTGTTCCTTGAAGTAACCCTTGGTTTGAGCCAAGAAGATTGGAATGTGATATGGAGTTGGTTGCCAGTTCAACAAAAATGTAATCTTATCGGTAGACATATCTGGGAAATGTGTTTACTGTTGATGTGTGGTTTTCTTTACAATTGAGAAgagagaagagaaagagaacaagaacaagaacacTCTACACAAGAGCTATAATACGAggtttatatatgtttcGTTGTCTGTCATGATAAACAACTATGAGCTTCAAAGCCACTGTACATCatttgaataaataataattattGCTTACCGCTAGTTGAATACTTCGTATTTTTAATAATGCATAGCTCCGTTCAGGTCAAACTGAAATGGTCTCTCTATGCCGGAACCGATAAATATAATATCGTTGTCACCTCCAGGTGATTTGCCGTTGTATTCATTACGCGCCAATCTTATtctcttgaaaatttagTCAACCATCGCCTAATTGCATACCCAAGTTGTCCCCAAAGAGAATACATGcataaatataaatatttaaacctatttatatatttaaacGAACGTGCCTTTGGATCGAAGACAGAAGTAGGGTACGAAGAGCATTAGGGGTCTCGTGTTTGATCCTCGCATATACAAGCCGGTTGAATATTGTATTCTATTATGTCATGCTAATGCTTCTTCATATATGGAAACTACACGTTGACCAGTTCttcgaagaagaaaaaggaaggaTCGATAACTTAAACAGAATTTGGTGAATGcctttctttatcattgtGATCCACGAGACGAAAGTATTGTGACATCCTTAGAGGAGCTTTGATCGACTTTTGTCAGTAGCAATATGAAGAAAGACGCcctgtttcaaaaaatcttaCTACCAAATCTGTATGAACAGAATGGTATGTTATGTTTATCCTAAAGGTACACATTAATTTATGTGTTTTTCAATTATCTATCTTATTTATCTATATTAATTTATCATTTTAGCTTTACATAATACAACACCCATATATCACACTGGGCATTAGACGCTATTCATCTAAGCACTTTAAAATATTCCTGAATTTTCACTGTATTAGAACAATCTTTTATACAAAGGCTTCTCATCATGCTGTAATTTCTCGTTATCGTAATCAGCATTTCTTCTAGAAGCTGGTACCCAGGATGTAGATTTCCAAGGTAAAACCCCATCTATCCACATTTCGTCGACTTCTTCTAAAGAAAGACCTTTCGTTTCTggaacaaagaagaaaacgtAAAAATACGAAAACGCTAAGCAGCCCATGAAAACGTAACCATAGTAGAAATCAATTGCTGACGTAATGAAAGGTGTAAAAAACCCAATCAGGAAACCCCATAGCAAGTTAGCCGCTGTTGCAACAGACATACACTTAGATCTCACTCTTATTGGAAATGTTTCTGAGATAATCACATAACATACTGGACCCCATGTGCAGGAGAAGCAGAAAATGTAGAAACAGGTAAAGACAATCATACAGTTACCAGCACCTTTGGACGATGGCTGATTTTTACCATTAGGGTATAGTTTTGTAACACCAACAGAAGCATAAATAACCATACATGCTGTCATGGTAGCTGCTCCAAGCAAAAGACATTTACGACGACCCAACTTATCAACAGAATAAagtgaaaagaaacatgAAGCAAAATTAACAATACCCAAGACAATAGAAGTCTCGAAAGAGTCGGTCATACCAACAGATTTGAAGATAGTAGTACCGtagtagaagaaatagttATCACCAGTAAGTTGTTGCAAAGAGTTAATCATGACCGTCATTGATAAACGTTGGAACACTTTAGTCTTTGTCGAAAATAATTCCTTCCAAGAAGCCGTTCCCATTGCTTCTTCGGCCTCAACACCAGCTACAAGAAGATCGATCTCGGCAATCACAGCAGGATCGTCAACGCTAAGCTTATTCGACTTGGCAAAGGAAGCTCTAGCTTGTTCAGTCTTCTTGACTTGTACCAGAAACCGAGGTGATTCCGGAACAAACATCATACCTCCGATCATGATAATGGCCCATGCAAAACATAGACCGAGAGGAACACGCCATTGAACAGAATTTGAGTAACTTTTAGTACCATAATTAGTACAATAACCCAAGAAAATGGCAAAGGTGACCATCAATTGCCAACAGGCAAGCAACGTACCTCTGATTTGCTTTGGCGCGGTTTCTGAAATAAGCATTGGAGCAAGGACACTGATAGAACCAGCGCCAATACCAGCAATGATCCTTCCAATAAAATATTGGTACCATTTATCCACAGAGGCAATCTGGATAATAATACCAACCATATAAAcgacaataacaataatcaAACCCATGCAACGACCGTAAATATCACCCAGTTTAGACAGGAAAAGACAGCCAATAGCACTTCCCACATTGAAGATGGAAACAATCAGCCCGGTTCTCACGTTAGACAAGTAGTAAGTATCTTTGGAATGATTATAATTACCAAATCTTCTTAAGAAATCAGTTTGGTTGACAAATCCAGAAATCGTACCTGTATCCCAGCCAGACATAAATCCACCAAATGCCATACACAAACACATAATAGAGACAGTAACATAGGCAGACGCCGGCTTCTCTGGGAGAACAATCTCCTCTGCCTCTTCTCCATTATATTCAGAagaatctttattttcctcCACTGTAGGAGCCGATAGATGGGAGGAATTTTCCGCAGATGAGCGGCTATTATCTATTACCCCTCCATTAATGGGTTCCATTTGCGAGCTAGCCCTACTACtactcatttttttctttggtatCTTAAGGGAGATGTAAAGGAGATGTGAGAATAACAATTCGGAATAACAACGAGAAATAAAAGTAGTTGCTTAAATATTTCTAGTCAAGACTCCTCCCTGTCAAATAATTTACAACGATATCTGCCATCCAAAAGACTACGACTGTGCCACTCCACATTATTTTACTAAACATATTTTACGGCGCTGCATGCAGAGCAGTGTtcagaaatgaaaaaatgttCCTATAATTCAGGGACAGGACTTTTACGGAACTATTCTCGGGAAAATGCAGTCGCCTGAGAGCTCAGGAACGTGCggatttcaatttttctccggctttttttatcaaatagTTCCATAAGCAACTGCAGCCGGACGCTCTAGGGCGCTGTCTCGGGGGATTCTCCTTTTCTCCACACAACTTTTTGCCTGCGTCATCACATTATTGATACAATAATGGTTATGTGAAAGAACAAACGCGTAGCcggagaaaaaaaaaacgggGAAATAAGATTCGCGTCATTTTTTCCCCGCGGAGAATCTTCGGAGAAACTTGGAAGAATCTAACTATTCGTAATCTTGTGCACAATAATAGTTACAGTGCCAAAGGCTAATTCACcgaaaaaaacaaactcGCTATTAACAAACGGCAGGATTCCGCTACCACCCTTGTAACGGATACGATTCTCGGGTGGACATATGGACGCTCAAAGAATCATATATTAAGGCGctttttatcatctttCTCATGTGTAAAACTTTGTTGTGTCTCGAAGAAAAACTCTACAGAACACCTAATACAAACAAGGAAACATGACAATCATCCATAATCCAAAGTGGTGGAAAGAAGCCACCGTCTACCAAATTTACCCCGCTAGTTTCAAAGACTCTGACAATGATGGTTGGGGTGACCTAGCCGGGATTACCTCCAAGCTTGACTACATTAAAGAGTTAGGCGTTGACGCTATATGGGTGTGCCCATTCTATGAGTCTCCTCAAGAAGATATGGGATATGATATTGCAAACTATGAGAAGGTTTGGCCTCGTTACGGTACGAACGAGGATTGTTTCCAACTGATCGAAGAATCTCATAAAAGAGGTATCAAGGTGATTGTTGACTTGGTCGTTAACCATTGTTCTGAAGAGCATGAGTGGTTCAAAGAAAGTAGATCTTCCAAAACAAATCCAAAGCGTGACTGGTTCTTCTGGAGACCTCCTAAAGGTTACGATGAAAAAGGTAATCCAATTCCCCCAAACAACTGGAGATCTTTCTTTGGTGGATCAGCTTGGAGATATGACGAGAAAACAGGCGAGTTCTTCATGCATGTTTTTGCTCCTGGTCAACCTGATTTCAACTGGGAAAATGAAGAGTGCCGTAAGGCTATTTATGAATCATCAGTAGGATATTGGTTACGTCACAATGTTGATGGGTTCAGAATTGATGTGGGTAGCATGTACTCTAAAGTCGAAGGCTTGCCAGATGCTCCTATTACTGATCCAACCGTTCCTTACCAGGATGGGACAgctttcttcattaatgGACCACGTATTCACGAGTACCATAAGGAAATGCGTCAATATATGATTTCTCAAGTCCCAGAAGGCAAAGAAATTATGACTGTTGGTGAAGTTGGTATCgggaatgaaaatgactTCAAGGACTACACTAGTGCTAAGGAGGGAGAACTTAACATGATGTTTAACTTCAAACACACATCAGTTGGTGAAAGCCCAGAATTCAAGTATGAGCTTATTCCCTTTACCTTGAAAGACTTTAAGCTGGCTCTTGCAGAAAGTTTTCTATTTATTGAAAACACTGATTGCTGGTCCACCATCTACCTAGAAAATCACGATCAACCTCGTAGTGTTTCACGTTTCGGTTGTGATTCTCCTGAGTGGCGTGAGATTTCCTCGAAAATGTTGGCCACACTTATCATCTCATTGACTGGTACTGTGTTTGTTTACCAAGGTCAGGAATTGGGTATGCCTAACTTCAAGAATAGAAAGATTGAACAAATCAAATGTGTCGAAGGTACTGGTACTTATGCTGCTATCAAACGTGACTACGGTGAGGACtcagaaaaaatgagaaagtTCTTTGAAGCTTTAGCTTTGATTTCCAGGGACCATGGAAGAACACCTTTCCCATGGACTGGTGAAGAACCTTGTGCAGGGTTTTCGAAGAACGCCAAACCTTGGTTGGATATAAATGAATCGTTTAGGGACGGCATTAACGCAGAAGCTGAGTTGAAAGACAAAGactctgttttctttttctggaAAAAGGCCTTGCAGGTTAGAAAAGAGTACAAAGACATTCTTGTGTACGGACATaactttcaattctttgatttaGATAATGACAAGTTGTTCATGTTCACCAAAGATGCGGATAGTAAGAAAATGTTTGccgttttcaatttcagtAGTGACAAGACAGACTTCCCAGTGCCTGATGAAAAAGCCTCTTACACTATGTTTTTCGGTAACTATGCAGACACAGATGGTAACTCGCGTACCTTACAGCCATGGGAAGGAAGACTTTACTCCATGAAATAACGAGCGccttgaaatatttttgctGATCTCTgcaaaaaaagttcataTTTATGATTAGtatgtttatatatgtCTTTTTATTACTCTTTTTGTAATCTTTCTCGtttgagaaagaaatgaatagttttctttcactATTTCCCAATATGAAGCCTTTAAAAAGCCAATCAATTCTTTTAGAAATACTgaagtttcaaaaaaaggtaCTGAGGCTGACAATAACTTtccaaaaaggaaaaaaacattgaaaaagtgAGAATTCAAAGGCCAGATAtgtcaagaaaataaaaaacttcaGCAAGCCTTTTGACTTGTTATTGACGCAAATTTCTCATTATATACTGATATTAGCTATAAAGGTGATAGTAACTTGATTCATAAAAAAGCACTGATGAGTAAACTAGCTTAGATCATGTAAGGCTTTTTCTAGAGGAGCTGTGAGACTCCACTCTGAGAAAGTGACTTTTAGTCCACCTCGCTCAGGTGTGCAGGCCATTG comes from the Saccharomyces mikatae IFO 1815 strain IFO1815 genome assembly, chromosome: 10 genome and includes:
- the SMKI10G3450 gene encoding sugar porter family MFS transporter, with protein sequence MSSSRASSQMEPINGGVIDNSRSSAENSSHLSAPTVEENKDSSEYNGEEAEEIVLPEKPASAYVTVSIMCLCMAFGGFMSGWDTGTISGFVNQTDFLRRFGNYNHSKDTYYLSNVRTGLIVSIFNVGSAIGCLFLSKLGDIYGRCMGLIIVIVVYMVGIIIQIASVDKWYQYFIGRIIAGIGAGSISVLAPMLISETAPKQIRGTLLACWQLMVTFAIFLGYCTNYGTKSYSNSVQWRVPLGLCFAWAIIMIGGMMFVPESPRFLVQVKKTEQARASFAKSNKLSVDDPAVIAEIDLLVAGVEAEEAMGTASWKELFSTKTKVFQRLSMTVMINSLQQLTGDNYFFYYGTTIFKSVGMTDSFETSIVLGIVNFASCFFSLYSVDKLGRRKCLLLGAATMTACMVIYASVGVTKLYPNGKNQPSSKGAGNCMIVFTCFYIFCFSCTWGPVCYVIISETFPIRVRSKCMSVATAANLLWGFLIGFFTPFITSAIDFYYGYVFMGCLAFSYFYVFFFVPETKGLSLEEVDEMWIDGVLPWKSTSWVPASRRNADYDNEKLQHDEKPLYKRLF
- the THI11 gene encoding 4-amino-5-hydroxymethyl-2-methylpyrimidine phosphate synthase, with amino-acid sequence MSTDKITFLLNWQPTPYHIPIFLAQTKGYFKEQGLDLAILEPTNPSDVTELIGSGKVDMGLKAMIHTLAAKARGFPVTSVASLLDEPFTGVLYLKGSGITEDFQSLKGKRIGYVGEFGKIQIDELTKHYGMKPEDYTAVRCGMNVAKYIIEGKIDAGIGIECMQQVELEEYLAKQGRPASDAKMLRIDKLACLGCCCFCTVLYICNDEFLKKNPEKVRKFLNAIKKATDYVLSDPVAAWKEYVDFKPQLNNDLSYKQYQRCYAYFSSSLFNVHRDWKKVTGYGKRLAILPPDYVANYTNEYLSWPEPEEVSDPLEAQRLMAIHQEKCRQEGTFKRLALPA
- the SMKI10G3460 gene encoding alpha-glucosidase; amino-acid sequence: MTIIHNPKWWKEATVYQIYPASFKDSDNDGWGDLAGITSKLDYIKELGVDAIWVCPFYESPQEDMGYDIANYEKVWPRYGTNEDCFQLIEESHKRGIKVIVDLVVNHCSEEHEWFKESRSSKTNPKRDWFFWRPPKGYDEKGNPIPPNNWRSFFGGSAWRYDEKTGEFFMHVFAPGQPDFNWENEECRKAIYESSVGYWLRHNVDGFRIDVGSMYSKVEGLPDAPITDPTVPYQDGTAFFINGPRIHEYHKEMRQYMISQVPEGKEIMTVGEVGIGNENDFKDYTSAKEGELNMMFNFKHTSVGESPEFKYELIPFTLKDFKLALAESFLFIENTDCWSTIYLENHDQPRSVSRFGCDSPEWREISSKMLATLIISLTGTVFVYQGQELGMPNFKNRKIEQIKCVEGTGTYAAIKRDYGEDSEKMRKFFEALALISRDHGRTPFPWTGEEPCAGFSKNAKPWLDINESFRDGINAEAELKDKDSVFFFWKKALQVRKEYKDILVYGHNFQFFDLDNDKLFMFTKDADSKKMFAVFNFSSDKTDFPVPDEKASYTMFFGNYADTDGNSRTLQPWEGRLYSMK
- the PGU1 gene encoding endo-polygalacturonase, whose translation is MVFTSSLLLSTLCTFVVASPLSKRDSCTLSGSSLSSLSTVKKCSSIIIKDLSVPAGQTLDLTGLTSGTTVTFEGTTTFQYKEWAGPLISISGSKINVVGASGHVIDGQGAKWWDGLGDNGKVKPKFVKLVLTGKSEVTGLNIKNAPHQVFSINKCSDLTINGVTIDIKDGDSAGGHNTDGFDVGSSTNVVIQGCTVYNQDDCIAVNSGTTIKFLNNYCYNGHGISVGSVGGRSDNTVNGFWAENNHVMNSANGLRIKTVKGATGLVTNVNFISNKISGIKSYGIVIEGDYLNGKTTGTATGGVPIKNLVMKDITGSVDSTAKRVKILVENASNWQWSGVSISGGSSYSECSGIPTGSGATC